A genomic region of Pararge aegeria chromosome 11, ilParAegt1.1, whole genome shotgun sequence contains the following coding sequences:
- the LOC120627430 gene encoding uncharacterized protein LOC120627430 produces the protein MENVCIHVKFSPLMKKISKSKSKCCLEIVPLITYNENIDKIKWKQKIDKIEYIVPMNYKIIIKKLNPNENVIKMYYSCVDLLPSTLPNVNLDTGSIYRVISDTIVLNKEKNDCLAPTNMLPLDIKLNQRLDSILKSTNLSDSDESPSSLKLSDSIISNNMSEKFKTGSVQTEKDEAKENCLLRETINATYCSDKSTSTILQYINSKAVVYQKIEKNCPAYNNLKAINAKDNFRTNKQPNSIAGLFNELDILKYIHNTTTIENTRSPPYYLIQDVFDEEMVICNIRMKPQVRVAKFVEKMEKEIMPLKIILNNIISRCSSLGLHKNIGANNRSLDEPGLKREKNYNRVVYSMVFD, from the exons ATGGAGAACGTTTGCATCCACGTAAAATTCTCACCTCTAATGAAAAAGATTTCCAAAAGTAAATCAAAATGTTGTCTTGAAATAGTACCCCTAATAACCTATAATGAAaacattgataaaataaaatggaagcAGAAAATAGACAAAATCGAATACATCGTCccaatgaattataaaataataataaaaaaattaaacccaaaTGAAAATGTCATAAAGATGTATTATTCGTGTGTCGATCTATTACCGTCTACTCTACCTAACGTAAATCTAGATACTGGTTCTATTTATAGAGTAATAAGTGACACTATCGTattaaataaggaaaaaaatgaTTGTTTGGCTCCAACAAATATGTTACCacttgatataaaattaaatcaaagatTGGACAGTATCCTCAAGTCAACAAATCTATCGGACTCTGACGAGAGTCCCAGTTCACTTAAATTATCAGACTCcataatatcaaataatatgtctgaaaaatttaaaaccggTTCTGTGCAAACAGAAAAAGATGAAG cgaAGGAGAATTGTCTTTTACGTGAAACTATAAATGCCACATACTGTAGTGATAAAAGCACAAGCACAATTCTGCAGTATATTAATTCAAAGGCTGTAGTTTaccaaaaaatagaaaaaaattgtccaGCTTATAATAACCTAAAAGCTATAAATGCAAAAGATAATtttaggacaaacaaacaacccaATTCAATCGCAGGTTTATTTAATGAactagatattttaaaatatattcataatacaACTACAATAGAAAATACACGGTCTCCGCCATATTACCTTATTCAAGATGTATTTGATGAAGAAATggttatatgtaatattagaATGAAGCCTCAAGTGCGTGTAGCTAAATTTGTTGAAAAAATGGAAAAGGAAATTATGCCTTTAAAGattattcttaataatattataagtagatGTTCGTCCTTAGGCTTACACAAAAACATAGGAGCAAATAATCGTTCACTTGATGAGCCGGGccttaaaagagaaaaaaattacaatcgtGTCGTTTATTCTATGgtttttgattaa